Part of the Desulfovibrio desulfuricans genome, TGCTGGTCAAACTCCACGGCAAGGTTGCCTGCGGCTACCTGCCCGGCATTGGCAACAAGCCGCGAAATCCGGCGAATGAGAAAATGGCGGATCGCCAGCACCGTAAAGGCAATGAGAGCCAGCAGGCCCACAGCCCCCATGATGGACGAGCGCAGCAACTGGTTTTCCATGGCGGTCCAGGCGTTGGTGACGTCAAGTTTCATCACCAGCTGGCCGAGGATTGGTTCAGATTCGCCGTGGCAGTGATAGCACCTGCGCTGGTTGGCTATGGAAAAAACGCTGCCCAGAATTTTTTTACCGTTCTGGTCAATAAAAATGGCTTCCTCAATGGGCTGTTTGAGGCCGCGCACATGCAGGCCCGCCAGCTCCTTGTCCGCTTCAACCGCTGCAAAATCCTTGCGCAGGGTGGTGTCGTCCGTACTGTAAGTGATATTGCCCGCGTAGGAGGTCATGTAAGCGGTAATATGCCCGAATTTGCTTTTGATCTTGCTGAATTCGTCGGCTGTTCCCTTGTTGTCGCCCACGATCATGGGCTTTTCAATGCCCATATAGATCAGCCCTGTTTCCATATGCGCGCTGGAGCGGATTTCATCAGTCATAAGCTTTTTAACCCCGGCATATTCCAGGGTCATTATGCAGCTTATGACGAGAAAAGTAATAGTGACAATGGATACAGTAATTTTGAAATTAAGCGATCTGGATAAAAGCATTGCTACCCCCGAGCTAGTGCGCGCCGGAAAAGATCAGTGGCTTGAATTTGAAATCCTGAATCCGCTCGGAATTATGGCATGCCGTGCAGGTTTCCACGGCAGGCTTTCTGCTGATGGATTGAGGGTCCTGATTTTCCGCATGTTCGCTGCCTGGCCCGTGGCAGGTTTCGCAACCAACATCGGCCAGCTCGGGCGTTGTTTCTATGCTTTTGAATCCGCCCTTGTTGTAGCCAGTGGTGTGACATTCGTAGCATTTTTGAAGCTCGTGCTCCTTGAGCTTGGGCTTCATGATGGCTATAGAATTCCATGAATGGGCTTTTTTGGAATGCTTGATAAAAGAATTGTACTGCTCTTCATGGCATGGAGCGCAGTTTTTAGAACCAATGTAGGTTTTAGTGTTGTCTGCATTGCCTGCCTGAACAAAAAATAGCTGAATAAATGCTAAAAATAAGGCTGAAAGTAAACATTTTTTAAATAAATACAGCATTATCACGTTCTCTTTGATGGTTGTTTTTGCAGCCAGCCAGGAGCGCCAGTGAGGAGCGGAGACTTTGTCACTTCAAAAAACGTAAACCATGAATCGTGAATCAGTGCGGAAACCCTATACCCTTGCGCAGGGGAATGCCGCAGCAACGCAGAGCCTTTCGGCATGTTTTAGTAAATGATTATGCCATGTTTTGATTTCATGCGTTTTTTTTCATTTTTCATCGGTGATGATCAGGCCAAAGCCGCACCCTGGCCTGAAGGAGATGCAGACTCTATAATGCAAATTTTTTATGTTATTATACCCATGAATTTGAAAATTGCACTCACTGGTCAAGCAATGAATAAGCTGAAAAGCGATAATAGTATTATTTATGGATAATTTTTTTAAACATAAAAAAATACTTTATTGGTTAGCATTGGCGATTTTCTAAAATAGCGCTGAAAATAAGCATATTTTTGAGTAGTTAGCACAAAAAAATTTTAAAGTGAATAGACTCCCGAAAACAGGCAAGATCATGCCATGAACATCATGATAGTAAAGTTGCAATATGTAAAATTTTTTTATGCAATACATAAAGTTTTTGGCACATCATTGATTGAACACTGCTATCTTGCATCATTTGATAACAAAATGTGTATAGAACTCTTTTTGCTTTTTATACGAAAGCCATGGAATACAAATCAGGGGCGCGGGTATGGTACGTACGCGTGGAGGGCTCATGCTGGAGAAATGAACCTCCGCATGGATATTGACTGAATTGATGCAGATTCTGGGGAATGGTTGATGGGGGGATGGCCTGACCTGACCGTATATGTTGCGACGGCCCGTGCCTGAAAGGGATCAGGCTTTGAGGGGCAGGGCTGCGCGCAGTTCGTTTACGCCAGCGAGGGTTACGGAGCTCAGCGCAACGATTTGCGTTGTCCCTGCGCTGTGCAGAAAGCGCCTTGCGCGTTCCGTGTTGGCTGCGTCCATGTCTGTCTTGCTGATGACGCCAACGACGGTGCGGTTGAATATGCGGGCAAAACCCGGCGGGAAGGCGGAGGTTGGGCGGGTGGCGTCCTGCACAAAAAGAATGGCCGCGCATTCCGTGGCCAGGGTAATCAGGGCGCAGTAAAAACGGCGGTTTTCCAGAAATTCCGGCGGGGGAAAAACAAATTCTCCGGCATATTCCACGGCCATGGTACGCCGCAGATCCGGTACGGTGCAGCCAAGCAGGCGGGCAACGGTGCGTCTGCCCACCCCCCGTTCGCCCATAAGCATAATACGGCGCACGGCAGACCTATGACCGGGTGCAATCTGTCAGGGCGTAGTGGAGCACATCGCCAAAATAGCGCAGCACTTCACGCAGCCCGGCTTCGACGCTGGCCACATCGCCGGTGAGCAGCAGGGAGCCGCCAAACCTGTCCAGAAAGCCGATCTGCACATCGGCGGCCTTGGTGGCGATATCTGCGGCAATGATCACGCCTTCGCTGGGCGTGATGGTGAGTATGCCGATGGCGTCCGTTGCGCTTTCGTCAAGGCCGAGCTTGAGGGGAATGTCGCGCTGGGGGCTGGCGATAAGGTGCGCCAGAGTGATCTGCCTGCCGGGCACATACTCCTGTATGACGCGCTGTTTCGCTTCTTCCATGGTGCGGCTGCCTGTTTGCTTGAGGGAATGTTGATGGGCGCGCGGGGAGTCTGGCTCCCCGCGCAAGGGGTTGCCCGAGAGTAAACTGGTTAGAGCATTTCAACTTTGGAATGCTTCACATTTCAAAGTTCATCTGCTTCTAGAGCAACTGCTTTTTGAGATCGTCGCTGGGCGAGGGTATCACAATCTTGCTGACCACCGGGCCGCCGTCCGTCACGTTGGCCGCACCAGCGTCCACGGATGACTGCACGGCGCTGACCTCGCCCGTCATGAGCACAAAGGCTTTGCCGCCCAGGCCCGCAGAAAGGCGCAGTTCCACAAGGTGCACATCGCCAGCCTTGGCTGCGGCATCCGCCGCCAGCACGCAGGAGGCTGCGGTATATGTTTCAATAATGCCGAGAGCGTTGATCTTTTCCCTGATGGCGGTGCCGTTCATGGCTGGGATGACGCTTTCGTGCACGTTGGGGATGATAAAGGAATCCACCACCAGATCCGCGCCCAGGTGCAACCCGGTCTGCACGGAGCTGGTCACGGCTCCGGTATCGCCGGTGATGACCACAAGATAACGGCCAGGGCAGGTGGGGCGGGAGATAACCAGCTCCACATTGGCGGCTTTGACCATTTCGTCCGCCGTCTGAATGCCCACGCCGATGCTGTTCAGTTCCACACAGCCAATAGTGCGTAATTTCATGCCGCTCACCTGTTGCCTCACGCCTTGATGGTTATGATGCCGTTTTCAACGGCAGTGACCACGCCGTCAATGCTGGCGTGTACGCGCGCACCCATGGCCCCTTCGGGAATTTCACCGATGAGGTCGCCTGTTTTGACGTGATCGCCCGCATGCACCACGGCAAGAGCGGGCGCGCCTATGTGCTGGCGCAGGGGAATACGCACTTCCGAAGGCGTGTAGTCGCCTGCAAAGTGCGGGTGCGCTTCATAACCCGCAAGGCCAAGCCTGCTTACAAGGCGGCTGGTGGGAATCCTGCGCTCGTCGCGGAAACGCGAGGCCACAAGGGGTTCGCCCCTGTTTTCCCACTTGACCCCGGCGGCCATGAGTTCCTTTTTGAGCTGCGCGTTCACTTCCCTGGGCGAAAGGCCCATGGGGCAGGCGAACTTTTCGCAGATGCCGCATTCGGAGCAGAGCAGGGCCTCGCGCGCAATGGGCGAATCCACGGCCTGCCCGTCAAGCACGCGCATAAGCCGGTGCGGGTGCAGGCTGTGACCAAGCAACTGCCGGGGGCAAAGATCGGTACACTGCGAGCACTGACAGCAAATGGTGTTGGTAAGGCGTTTGACCGTGTGCGGGTCCATGACCTTGCGGCACACCACGTTGTGGTCGGGCGGCAGTACAAGGAGGCCGCTTGTGGTTTTGGTGACGGGCTGATCCGTATCGGGCAGCACGCGGCCCATCATGGGGCCGCCGTCCACCACGCGGTATTCGTCAATGGTCGGCCCGCCCGCAAATTGCAGCACCTCGGCAACACGCGTACCCACCGGCACGCGCACCACCATGGGCTTGCGCACCTCGCACCCCACGGTGAGGTAGCGGTGGGTCACAGGTTTGCCGTCCAGCGCGTGGGCCACATTGCAGAGCGATTCCACATTGCTTACCACTGCGCCGATCTGCAAAGGAATGCCGCGCTCGGGCACAATGCCGCCAAGCACTTCATAGACCATCACCTGCTCGTCGCCAGCGGGGTAGAAGTCGCCCAGTTCAAAGGCCTCGATGCGGCCCTTGCCAAGGCGGGCAACGCCTTCGCGTACACTCTGCATGGCGTGGGCGTGTTTGCCCTTGAGGCAGATGACGCCACGCCCGGCCCCTGTGCAATCCATCATGGCCTCGAGGCCGCGCACCAGAGTGTCCACCTGTGTTTCCATCAGATACGGATCGCTCATCAGCAGCGGTTCGCACGAAGCCCCGTTGACCAGCACCGTCTGCGCGGCGGCGTCGGCCTTGACGTGCGTGGGCAGGCCTGCGCCGCCCGCACCTACCACGCCAGCCGCGCGAATGGCGTCAACAATTGGTTTTCCCATGATGTCCTCTCACTGGAATTATCGCAAAGCGGGCCGCCAGAGCATTTCACTCCTGAAATGTTCGCTTGCGACAGGCAAAGCCTGCCTGCTCGCATTTCGTGGCAAGGATTTTCAGGAAAACCCCTGCAGAGCAGTTACCCCATTTCTTTCGTAAACTGCCCTAACCGCACCCGCCGCAATCACATAGCCCGGCTTCAGGCTTTACTTGCACTTGGGCAGAATCATTTCCACTTCTTCATGGGGGCGGGGGATAACGTGCACGCTCACAAGTTCGCCCACGCGCGAGGCAGCGGCAGCGCCCGCATCGGTGGCGGCCTTAACAGCGCCCACATCGCCGCGCACCATCACGGTCACCAGACCGGAACCCACCTGTTCGCGACCGATGAGGGTCACGTTGGCAGCCTTGACCATGGCATCGGCAGCTTCCACAGCGCCAACAAGACCACGGGTTTCAACCATGCCGAGAGCGTCAGTCATTATAGCCATTGTAATCTCCTTTTATGTTTGCGTATGCGCGGCAGAGGCTTAAGCGTGAAGGCTCTTGCCGATCACTGCCACGGTTTCCAGCGTCACCTTCCGCAGTTCGTCGGGGTCGGTGATGCCATAGTGCTGTTTGATGATGGCGGCCACGCCGATGAGCAGCTCATCGCAGTGTTCGTCATGTCCGTCATGCGCGTGTTGCGCGCATTCGCCGTGGCCGCAGTGGTGGGCGGCGGCCTCGTCGTAGCTTATCTGGACGCCGCGCTTGCAAAGTTCATCGCGCGCGCCGGGGGTCAGAATCTTTGCGGAGTCCATCACAAGCTTGTTGCTGTGGATGAACTGATCAAGATTATCAATGGTTATCAGCGTTTTTCCCATATGTGCCTCGTTCGTTCCGCAGGCGCGGGTTATTGTTGGGCGTCATTGGCGCTACGCCGCGCCGTGCCCGCCAGCGCGTTGACCACTTCCGGGTCGGGCTGGGGAATGACCACCATACGCATCAGGTTGTTGCCCAGCACGTCAGCGGCTGCGGCTGCGGCTTCACGCACGGCGGCCACATCGCCTGTCAGCACAAAGTATGACTTGCCGCTAATGCCCTGGCCAAGAACCATGCGCATGAGCGACACCTCCGCCTGCTTGACGGCCTTGTCTGCCGCTATGACGCTGTCTGCCGCGTTGCGGCATTCAACAACGCCCAGGGCCGCGCCGCCGATTTCAGCGGGCATGCGTCGCAGAACATTGAGTACCTGGCTGGACACATTGGAAACAACATAGCTGCCCGCAAGGCGCGCTTCCGTTGCTCTGGCGGCTTGCACCGAGGCGTCTACCGCCTCTCTGTCTCCCCCCACAAGGATGAGAAAGCGCCCTGCGCACACAACGGAAGCGCGCACCAGCGTGACCGGAGCGGCCTTGAGCATGATGTCGGCCAGCTCCGCCCCAGCGGCTATGCTGCGGCTGTCCACAATGCCCAGCGTATCCATGAGCTATTCGCTCTCCGGGCTTTTGCCCATCATTTCTTCCTGATCCAGAATGCCCACAATGGCTGCATCAACAGGGGATTCCTGATTGTACAGAGCCTTGCGGGCCGGGCTGCCGGTGGTGATAAGCACGCGTTCGCCAATACCGGCTCCCACGCAGTCCACCGCCACAAAACTTTCGGCCAGCCTGTTGTGGGCGAGGTCAAGGCGCTGTACCACCATGAGCTTGAGCCCGTTGAGGGAATCTTCCTTTCGCGTGGCCCATACGTTACCGACGACAATGCCTATCAGCATGCGACACCTACAGATCTTTCAGAATGGTCATGTTGCGTTCCACCGCCGCATCCTGCGCCAGCGGTGTTACAACGGCCCCTTGGGGAGCACGCAGGGTGCGCGCGCCCGTTGCGGCGGCCTCGGCCACATGGTTTGCGGTTATAAGACAATCGCGCGTGCGCGACGCCTCCGGCGCGGCCTCGACGAGTTCCGTCAGGCCAAAGGCCGCAAGCCGCGCTTCATATTCTTCATACAGGCGCAAAAGCGCGTCCGGGGCAGTGGCGGCGTGTGCGCGGTAAGCAAAGCCAAGGGTGCGCACCTGTTTGCCCTGCAAGAGCAGGTCAAGCACTTCGCGCTGGGCAAGGCTTGAGCCGCGCCCAAGCGCCAGATCCGCCATATCCGGGCAGGAAAGCTCAGGCAGGATGTAGAGGACCGGTTCCTGCCCGGCGCTCTGCCCCTGAAAGCACACCTGCATGGCGCTGCCGAGGCGCTTTTCCACCTGGCGGGCGAGGGCTTCGTCCCTGGGGGCCAGCACCTGAGCCACGGATGCGGGCCTGGTATCAAGCTGATCCAGCACGGCCCGCACCACGGCGGTAATAAGTGTGTTCAGTTCCACGGGCATAGGCCGCGCTCCTATAATCATTTAAGGCTTTGAATTATATTCGTAAAAGCAAAATGCTCTAGTCTGTGCAGTTGAGGGCTATGCCCAGCGGCGTCACCAGAAAAGGATTGGCGGGCTTGAATGTGGGCACGCCGGTGTCTTTCTGGATGATGGATTCCATATCAGCGAGGCAGCAGGTGCCGCCCACAAGGTACAGGGCCGAAACCTTGCGCCCCTGAATGTGCTTCCTGATGATGGCCGCCATCTTTTCAATCACGGGGCGCACCACGGGCAGAAGTTCCTTGTGGCGGCTCGCGTCCTTTTTCAGGTCTTCAGCTTCGTCAAAAGGAATGTCGTAATTACCCGCCAGCACAAGTGAAACGTGCGTTCCGCCCGTGGGTTCGTCCGCCACGTACACAACCTTGTCGTCCTGCAACAGGGCAATGCCGGTGGTGCCGCCGCCGATATCCACGATGGCGCCGTCGCGCACCTGCAAAACGCTGTTGGCCGCAGTGGGTTCGTCAAGCAGGGCGGTAACGCGGTAGCCAGCGGCCTCCGCCACATGGCGATGGGTTGCGCAGTCGCGCTCGCTGGTGCCGGGCGGAACGGCGATGGCGGCATTTTCAAGCTTGCGGCCAAGGCGTTCTTCCAGCTCTTCGGTCAGCTCGCGCACAATGCGCGCGCCGCCCGCGTAGTCCACCACCAGACCGTCACGCACCACCTGGGCAAAGCGCATGGCACAGGCCACAGGCTCGCGTTTGGCGTTGACCACAACCACCACAATGTACGCGGTGCCAAGGTCTACGCCCACATAAAGGGGTTCCGTGGGGCTGACCTTGCGGGGATTTTCCCGGCACTGGTCAAGCGTGGCGATCAGTTTGTCCGCTGCGGCAAAGTCCATATCAGCCCCTTGAGCGCCGCACGATGACGCCGGTGACGCCGGGCTTCCAGCCTGCGCTGTTGCCTTCGTCCGCATCAATGTGCATGGCAAGTTTGAAGGAGTCGCTCACGCGCACCAGCACGTCTTCAAGAATCATGGGCCGTTCCGTATCAAGACGCACGGCGACCTTGTCCTTGTCCTTGAGGCCGAAGCGTTCGGCATCATCGGTGTGCATGTGGATGTGGCGGGCGGCAACAATCACGCCCGATTCCAGGCCCACAATACCCGTGGTGGATGCAAGCACGATGCCAGGGGTGTCCTTGGTGTCGCCGCTCTGGCGCACCGGAGGATTGATGCCCAGAATGCGGGCATCGGTCTTGGAAAGCTCTATCTGCGAAACGCTGCGGGCGGGGCCGAGAACGGCCACCTTGTCCATGACGCCCTTGGGGCCGATCAGCCGCACACGTTCAACGCACAAAAATTGTCCCGGCTGCGAGAGCGGCCTTTCGGGTCGCAGGGCCTCACCGTACAGCGACAGCGCATCTTCGACGCTCAGGTGGACGTGACGGGCGGAAATCTCCACCGGGATGGGCCCGGCGTTCATGGTTTCTTCCCTGTCGCTGCTGGCGCACTGCTCTGTCAGCACCTTGCGCACAACATCTGTCACAATGTCCTTGATCGCTTGTTCGTTCATCTTGGCTCCAGCATGCAACGGCTGCGCATTGGGCAACCGCCTTGTAAATACGCGGGAATCGGGCCGCAGGCTCAAATTCCTTTGGCGGGCGTTTTTATGGGCAACACCGCGCCGTTTCCGTAGAGGCGTTCTGCCTGTGGCTCCCCCGGCGCTGCTCGCGTGCAGCGCGCTGCCCGTCAGTGTGCGCCGGGGGGCCAGATACGGCAAAGACTAGGCTTCGCGCTTGGGCAGAATCATTTCCACTTCGCTGTGGGGGCGGGGGATCACGTGCACGCTCACGAGTTCGCCCACCTTTTTGGCAGCGGCGGCACCGGCGTCAGTGGCGGCCTTAACAGCGCCCACATCGCCGCGCACCATCACGGTGACAAGGCCGGAACCCACCTGGCTACGGCCAATAAGGGTTACGTTGGCGGCTTTCACCATGGCATCGGCGGCTTCAATGGCGCCCACAAGACCACGGGTTTCGATCATGCCCAGAGCGTTGGCGGAAGCGGTCATAGCTATTCTCCTTGCGTTATTTGCGTATGTTGTTGTGCCCCTGAGCGGGTCATGCCGTTGGGGGCATTCCGCAATAACGGGCTGTTACGGTTACATTGGGCGGGCACTGGCCAGCCCGGTGTAGCTGCTGCTAAAGAACCTTCTTCAGCTCGGCCACAATCAGTTCGGTGACGGCGTTGATATCAATGTTGCCAGCGCTGGCAGCCGGGGCAGACGTGCCATGACCGCTGCCGGAGCAGCAGGAGGAGGCAGGGGCAGCATGGCTGTCCGCGCCGTGCCCGTTGCCGGAGCAGCAGCACTGGGAGTTAAGGTCATAGGCCACACGGCGGATGTTGATCAGGTTCATGGGCGTGACGTTGTCGGAAGTGGCACTGCCGCCAACGGCCCCGCAGCCCAGGGTGAACGAGGGGAACAGCCCGGTGCTGAGGCCCACCGCGCCCTGCGTGGCGGGCGTGTTGACCATGATGCGCGAAACAGGCTTTTTGAGGCCGAATTCGCGGATGATTTCTTCGTTGTTGGAGTGGATGGCAAGGGTGTGGCCCGCGCCGCAGTTGTGCAGCAGGGCGGTGCACAGTTCGCAGGCTTCATGCCAGTCTTCCACCACGTAAAAGCCGAGCAGGGCCGTGAGCTTTTCCTTGGAGAAAGGATACTTGTGGCCAACGCCCTTTTCGTCCGAAACGAGCAGGCGCGTACCCTGGGGTACGTCGATGCCGGCGATGCGTGCGATGGTCTGGGCGTCGCGGCCCACAATGGCGGGGTTCATGCTGCCATTGCCGCGTTCCATGACGTTCTTGACCTTTTCCAGCTTTTCGCCCTGGAGGAAGTAGGCTCCCTGGGCTTCCAGCGTGGCGCGCACCTTGGCGGCGATGCAGGATTCGGTGACGATGGACTGCTCGGAGGCGCAGATGGTGCCGTTGTCGAAAGTTTTGCTGCTCATGATCTTGGTCACGGCGCTTTCGATATCAGCGGTGCGTTCAATGAAGGCGGGCGTGTTGCCAGCGCCCACTCCCAGTGCGGGCGTGCCGGAGCTGTACGCGGCCTTGACCATGCCGGGGCCGCCCGTGGCAAGGATGAGATCGCAGATCTTCATCAGTTCGTTGGTGCCTTCAATGGTGGGAATGGTAATGCAGCTCACCAGATCGGGCGACACGTTGCAGCTGCGCAGCGCGCCCTGAATGATTTCCACCGTCTTGGCAATGCACTTGCGGGCGCTGGGGTGCGGCGTAAACACAATGGCATTGCCCGACTTGAGCGAGATGAGCGACTTGTAGATGGTGGTGGACGTGGGGTTGGTGGAGGGCACAATACCCGCAATCACACCCACGGGCACGGCCACTTCCACAACCTTGGTCTCGTTGTTGGTGGAAAGAATGCCCACGGTCTTCATGTCGCGAATGCAGGCATAGACCTTTTCGCTGGCAAGCAGGTTCTTGGTCTTTTTGTCCTGCGGCTTGCCAAAGCCGGTTTCTTCCGCAGCCATTGTGCCCAGCGTTTCAGCCTGGGCAGCGGTGGCTTCGGAAACGGCCTTGATCACGGCGTCCACACGTTCCTGGCTCATCTGTGCGAATTCCGGCTGCGCCTTGCGCGCAGCGCGAACCAGTGCGCGCACCTCCTGAATGGAGAGCAAATCCTTATCGACCATTTTTTACTCCTTTTCCTTCAGAGCCGCCCGGCAAATGGCGTCTATCAGCGTTTTCTTGTCGGAGGAGACAATCTGTCCGCGCGTGAGCGGAACCTGAAGGTCTCTGGCCAACTGCCGAAGTTTGTTTATGCTCATGCCCGCGAGTTTTTCCTTGCTCGGGGGCGCGGCCTGCGTGGCGGGCTTCGCCTTGTCGGCGGGGTCAGTCATGCTTGTCTGGCCTTCCTGTGCGGCCTCTGCCGGGGCCGCCGCCTCAATCTCAATGCTGCGCGGTTGCAACAGCAAAATATGTTCAAGCTCCGCATCGGGGCGGGGGATGACATGCCGCGAAACGCACTCCGCGCCTTCAATGCGCGCAATGGAGGCCGTGGCTGCGTCCACGGAGGACTGCACGGCAGCCACCTCGCCCGCAATGGTGATGGTCACAAGCCCGCCGGAAGCAAGGGACTTTTCGAGCAGGCGCACGTCTGCTGCCTTGAGCATGGCGTCGGCAGCCTCAATGGCTCCTATCAAGCCCCTCGTTTCCACAAGTCCTAATGCCAGCATGCTTTTTCTCCTTCACTGCGCAAGGGCGCGGCGCGGGTTTGTCCGTAATTGTCTGCGTTAATGCCTGATGGTCTTCACATCGAGGTCATAGCCACGTAAAATGCTTTCCATGGTCGCCATATCCCGGTCATCAAGCACAGGGTTGTCCTTGATGGGATATTCCATGTCGAGCTGGGCGTACTTGCCGACGCCCATCTTGTGGTAGGGGAGCAGATCAACACCCTTCAGGTTTTTCATACCTTTGTAATTATACAGAAATTTTCCCACGGCGTGCAGTTCTTCCGCATCGTCGTTGTATCCCTTCAGCAGGGGCATGCGGATGCGCACGTTGCTGCCGTTTTCAAGCAGCCAGCTCAGGTTCGCCAGTATGGTCTCGTTGCGCACGCCCGTGAGGGCGTAGTGCTTTTCCGGATTCATGTGCTTGATGTCGAAGAGGAAGAGATCAACCACTTCGGCAAGCTGGCGCACAACTTCAGGGCGGGCATAGCCGCACGTTTCCATGGCGGTGTTGATGCCCTTGTGCTTACAGGCCAGGAGCAGGTTTGCCACGGCTTCCGGCTGGAGCATTGGCTCGCCGCCGCCTACGGTAACGCCCCCGCCGGAGCTCTGGTAAAAAGGCCAGTCCTGTTCCACCACTTCCAGCAGTTCAGAAATGCCCTTGCATTCGCCCGCGATGGCCAGCGCCCCCTGGGGGCAGGCCTTGACGCAGCGCCCGCAGGCGATGCAGTCAAGCTCCCTGTTGACGGTATGCTGGCCTTGCTCTCCTGCGAGCGCGTGAATGCCTGAGGGGCAGACGGGCACGCACGCGCCGCAGGAGATACAAAGGTCTTTTTTGTACAGCACATCACAGCGCCGACGCTGGCTTTCGGGGTTTGAGCACCATTTGCAGCGAAGGGCGCAGCCCTTGAAGAAAACGATGGTGCGTATGCCCGGACCGTCATACATATTGTATTTCTGTATGTTGAAAACGATGGCTTTTCTTTCGATCACGGTGCTTTTCCCCTGCCGTATGCCGTTACGCTTGTGTTGCCG contains:
- the cutD gene encoding choline TMA-lyase-activating enzyme; protein product: MIERKAIVFNIQKYNMYDGPGIRTIVFFKGCALRCKWCSNPESQRRRCDVLYKKDLCISCGACVPVCPSGIHALAGEQGQHTVNRELDCIACGRCVKACPQGALAIAGECKGISELLEVVEQDWPFYQSSGGGVTVGGGEPMLQPEAVANLLLACKHKGINTAMETCGYARPEVVRQLAEVVDLFLFDIKHMNPEKHYALTGVRNETILANLSWLLENGSNVRIRMPLLKGYNDDAEELHAVGKFLYNYKGMKNLKGVDLLPYHKMGVGKYAQLDMEYPIKDNPVLDDRDMATMESILRGYDLDVKTIRH